The Faecalibacterium sp. I3-3-89 sequence TGTGTAGAACTGCACCTTTGTACCACCAAAGGGTAGCGGCTGAAGCCGGTCTTGGAAGTTATATGGGAAATTGTCGATGTAGGCTTCCACATCGGTGTTGATGTCGTACTTGCCAAGCAAACTGTACAGTTCTTTCGGAACACTCAAGGCATCAATGTCATGAGTAGCGCGGGTCAGCTTGCCCAACAAAATAAACGCACTGCCACCTACAATCACCATCTGATAGCGGTCGTTATTGTCGATCATCAGGTCTGCGTCTTCGTCCAGACGTTCCAGACGCTTGCGGAGGTCATCTAAAATCATCTTTCCCATAAAGTAGCCTTTCACTTTTTCAATAATAGTATTCTTTAATTAAATTTTACATGGAAAAGATTTAAAAGTCAACACCTAATTTTTCAGATTTATATCTCATCGAGTTGAAGCATTCAACCGGCACTCATTATTCAACGGTCTAAGGTACACACTGTCTCCAACACATCCTTTTAGGTCTGTTCTGCTAATAATCATCCATGTGATACCGTTTCCATCTTCATCCTCCAAATCACATCTATAAAATTGATAGCCAAACACCTCTAACACAATATTTACTGTAAATGTTTCGTGCTTAACACACAAAAAACCAAGTGTGAGAAAAAATATCAAAAACAACGCAACGCTTTTCCATTGTGTGAAGTCAAATGCAAACAATGGTAAAATATATGAAAGTAAAAATTCTGATGTCACCGTTTTTTCTTCGGTAACAGTAAGTATTGTATATCTTTCAGCTTCAGAGTTTGCTTCTACTCGAAGTTTTTTTAACACGAAAACAAGAGATATTGAAAAGACAACTAGTATTGTTGAAATGCCTATCTTCTCTATACCTGATGACTGAGTATCTTCTAAAAGGCTCACAGTGTCAACAAAAATAACAGACAACCATAATGGCGCAAATGATATGAAAAACAATGCGCT is a genomic window containing:
- a CDS encoding DUF6036 family nucleotidyltransferase, whose amino-acid sequence is MGKMILDDLRKRLERLDEDADLMIDNNDRYQMVIVGGSAFILLGKLTRATHDIDALSVPKELYSLLGKYDINTDVEAYIDNFPYNFQDRLQPLPFGGTKVQFYTPSLEDLVIAKLCSFRDTDKADVESEAVRNSLDWDLLEHLATDEDELKASILNDWRYRDFYIRYQEYVERWRPCES